The following nucleotide sequence is from Gordonia jinghuaiqii.
CGCGGCCGTAGAACCGTCCGTCGTCGGCGATCTCACCCCACGGGTGGTGTTCCCACACGCTCTCGTCGGTGACCACGACGGTGTCCATGTGGCAATCGATGAGGACCGTGGGGCCTTCACCCAGGTGCATGGTGCCGATGAGGTTTCCCCACTCGTCGACCTCGACGCCGAAGCCGAGCTTCTCCATCTCGGCCGTCAGCAGCGTCGCGGCGGCGGACTCCTCGGTGGAGTAGCTGCGGGCCGCGACGTAGCGGGTGAGGAACTCGATCATCGACGCTTCGTCGATCGCGTACGCGGGGACCGTCATTGGTGCTCCATTCATGCGGATTGGTTGGGAAAGGGGATGTGGTCTGGCGCGGAGCGGTGTTCTAGTGCGGAATGGGGGCGGTGAGGACCTGCCCGGTGCGCGCACCGGTGTGGCGACCGTTGCGCCACGCGGCGACGCCGCCCACGAACACCGTGTCGACGCCCGGGCTCAGGCTGCACGGGTCGTCGTAGGTTGCGGTGTCGACGAACTCGTCGAGGTCGAGTAGGACGAGGTCGGCACGCAAGCCCTCGGTGATGCGGCCGCGGTCGGTGAGTCCGAGGAGGTCGGCCGGCCGACTGGTCATGCGGCGCACCGCATCCTGGACCGAGATCAGGTGATCGCGGTGGGCATAGCGCCCCAGGACCCGTGCCGAGGTCCCGTACAGGCGGGGGTGGGGGCGCGGCGCGAACACGGCGTCGGACCCGACCATGGCGAGGGGATGGCCGAAGATCGAGGTCACGACTTCCTCGGTGGCGTAGTGGTCGATCATCGCCGCGTCCAGATTGGTGTCGAGGAGGAGGTCGAAGACCGCGTCCTCGGGTGAGCAGTGCTGTTCGTCGGCGATCTGGGCGACGCTTTTGCCGATCTCGACGCCGCGATCGCCCGCGGCCTGCACGATGAGGACGTTCTCCGGGCCGACCGAGCCGAGGATGTTCTCCCACCCGTCGAGGCCGTTGCGCATCTCGCCGGCCATCCGGCGGCGCTCTGCGTCGTCGGAGACACGTGCCAGCACACCGCGGGAACCCTCGGCGAAGACATGCGGCGGCAGCAGGGCGGACAACAGTGTGCTGCCCGCACCGTAGGGGTACTGGTCGAAGGTGAGCGAGATCTTGTCGGCCGCATCGGTGCACAGGTCCATCAGCTGATCGAGGAGCTCACGGTTGCCGATGAGCTTCAAGTGCGAGATGTG
It contains:
- a CDS encoding N-acyl-D-amino-acid deacylase family protein; protein product: MNDLVRGTFTIAGALVIDDARVEQLDVDVTDGMIVGLRGHQHPESAGRTNGIDHVIDGRGRVLVPGFIDLHAHSAIRLFSDPELAPKIASGFTTELLCPDGLGPAPVRADGIEDRRTYLAGLEPGAAPWNWSGLASYLAAVDVARPSTNIVTCVPHSAVREVVMGPAARRPSRAELDEIQQLVAECLDAGARAVSFGLIYAPGLYAESDELVAVAEVAASYGVPVVPHIRNEASKILDSISEFVSAAENTGAPLHISHLKLIGNRELLDQLMDLCTDAADKISLTFDQYPYGAGSTLLSALLPPHVFAEGSRGVLARVSDDAERRRMAGEMRNGLDGWENILGSVGPENVLIVQAAGDRGVEIGKSVAQIADEQHCSPEDAVFDLLLDTNLDAAMIDHYATEEVVTSIFGHPLAMVGSDAVFAPRPHPRLYGTSARVLGRYAHRDHLISVQDAVRRMTSRPADLLGLTDRGRITEGLRADLVLLDLDEFVDTATYDDPCSLSPGVDTVFVGGVAAWRNGRHTGARTGQVLTAPIPH